A part of Desulfomicrobium baculatum DSM 4028 genomic DNA contains:
- the tatB gene encoding Sec-independent protein translocase protein TatB produces the protein MFGIGSTELIVILIVALIVIGPAKLPEMAKSLGKALGEFRRVSTDVKRTIEMEAEQSEQKEKTAQAKKELFPETVAKAPAEPEAAAAQAPDQPAGQSAEEPAAQPTQGEKDKA, from the coding sequence ATGTTTGGAATTGGGTCCACGGAACTTATAGTTATTCTGATTGTCGCACTGATCGTCATCGGGCCGGCCAAGCTGCCGGAAATGGCCAAGTCGCTTGGAAAGGCCCTGGGCGAATTCCGCCGGGTCAGCACCGATGTGAAGCGGACCATCGAGATGGAAGCCGAGCAGTCCGAGCAGAAGGAAAAGACGGCGCAGGCCAAGAAAGAACTCTTTCCTGAAACCGTCGCCAAAGCCCCTGCCGAGCCCGAGGCTGCAGCGGCTCAAGCTCCCGATCAACCTGCCGGGCAGTCCGCCGAGGAACCCGCCG
- the guaA gene encoding glutamine-hydrolyzing GMP synthase: protein MDIQEKVIILDFGSQYTQLIARRTRESGVYSEIHPCTITPEELKALQPSAIILSGGPASVSSPDSPGIDPSIFEWGLPILGICYGMQLMAHVLGGKVAPSLDREYGRSDLHFEGHCPLWETLSDAGKLTVWMSHGDHVLAVPPGFSVMAKTQNIEIAAMADVGRKMYALQFHPEVAHTEQGDEILRNFLFHVVGLKSVWTMSSFVDSMLQALPEQIGDDKVVCGLSGGIDSTVVAVLLNKAIGKNLHCIFVDNGLLRAGEGDEVIGYLRQHFDLNLHYIKAQDKFLSRLEGLEDPEQKRKIIGYTFIEVFEEEAKKIPGVKYLAQGTLYPDVIESISFKGPSAVIKSHHNVGGLPEKMDLALVEPLRELFKDEVRKVAQELGLPDFIVWRHPFPGPGLAIRVIGEITDERLEILRQADKIVQHELMASNWYYKVWQGFAVLLPLKTVGVMGDERTYEHVIALRIVDSIDAMTADWSRIPTEILGRMSSRIINEVKGVNRVVYDISSKPPSTIEWE, encoded by the coding sequence ATGGATATACAAGAAAAAGTCATCATTCTGGATTTCGGATCCCAATACACCCAGCTCATTGCCCGGCGCACCCGTGAATCCGGAGTCTATTCCGAGATTCATCCGTGCACCATTACACCCGAAGAGCTCAAGGCCCTGCAGCCCAGCGCCATCATCCTTTCCGGCGGCCCGGCTTCCGTGTCCAGCCCCGACTCGCCCGGCATCGATCCCTCCATCTTCGAGTGGGGGCTTCCGATCCTCGGCATTTGCTACGGCATGCAGCTCATGGCTCATGTGCTTGGCGGAAAGGTCGCGCCTTCTCTGGACCGCGAGTATGGACGCAGCGACTTGCATTTCGAAGGGCATTGCCCCTTGTGGGAGACGCTTTCCGATGCCGGCAAGCTGACGGTATGGATGTCCCACGGCGACCATGTCCTGGCGGTTCCTCCGGGGTTTTCGGTCATGGCCAAGACCCAGAACATCGAGATCGCCGCCATGGCCGATGTCGGCCGCAAGATGTATGCGCTGCAGTTCCACCCCGAGGTGGCGCACACCGAGCAGGGCGATGAGATACTCAGAAACTTCCTTTTTCATGTGGTCGGGCTCAAATCCGTGTGGACCATGTCCTCTTTTGTGGATTCCATGCTGCAGGCGCTGCCGGAGCAGATCGGTGACGACAAGGTGGTGTGCGGCCTGTCCGGCGGCATCGATTCCACTGTCGTGGCCGTGCTTTTGAACAAGGCCATCGGCAAGAACCTGCATTGCATTTTCGTCGACAACGGGCTCCTGCGGGCGGGTGAAGGCGACGAGGTCATCGGCTATCTGCGCCAGCATTTCGACCTGAACCTGCATTACATCAAGGCGCAGGACAAATTCCTGTCCCGTCTTGAGGGCCTTGAAGATCCGGAGCAGAAGCGCAAGATCATCGGCTACACCTTCATCGAGGTTTTCGAGGAAGAGGCCAAGAAGATCCCGGGGGTCAAGTATCTGGCCCAGGGCACGCTCTATCCCGATGTCATCGAATCCATCAGCTTCAAGGGTCCCTCCGCGGTGATCAAGAGCCATCACAACGTCGGCGGTCTGCCTGAAAAGATGGACCTCGCCCTGGTCGAGCCGCTGCGCGAATTGTTCAAGGACGAGGTGCGTAAAGTCGCCCAGGAACTTGGCCTGCCCGATTTTATCGTCTGGCGCCACCCGTTCCCGGGTCCGGGTCTTGCCATTCGGGTCATCGGCGAGATCACCGACGAGCGTCTTGAGATTTTGCGTCAGGCCGACAAGATCGTGCAGCACGAACTGATGGCCTCGAACTGGTACTACAAGGTCTGGCAGGGATTTGCCGTGCTGTTGCCGCTGAAGACGGTGGGCGTCATGGGCGACGAACGAACTTACGAACACGTCATCGCCCTGCGCATTGTCGACTCCATAGACGCCATGACCGCGGACTGGAGCAGGATTCCGACAGAGATCCTCGGACGGATGTCGAGCAGGATCATCAATGAAGTCAAAGGGGTGAATCGCGTGGTGTACGACATTTCGTCCAAGCCGCCGAGCACGATCGAGTGGGAATAG
- the guaB gene encoding IMP dehydrogenase yields MDKFLAKALTFDDVLLVPAYSEVTPDQVVLNTRLTPAIELNIPFLSAAMDTVTESRMAISLARAGGIGIVHKNMTVEQQALEVVKVKKSESGMIVDPITVAPDDTVGHALELMRDYRISGLPVVLGDHLVGIVTNRDVRFVTDMAAKVSEVMTSKKLITVPVGISLEDAKRHLHDNRIEKLLVVDDSNKLKGLLTIKDIDKVRKYPNACKDEMGRLRVGAAVGVGAGRAERVEALVKAGADVLVLDSAHGHSRNILDAVRATKAEWPDVQLIAGNVATYEGAKALIAAGVDAVKVGIGPGSICTTRIVAGVGVPQITAIMECVRACREAGRCCIADGGVKFSGDVVKALVAGADTVMMGSMFAGTEESPGEKILYQGRTYKIYRGMGSIDAMKDGSSDRYFQEGSQKLVPEGIVGRVPYKGSVLETIDQLVGGVRSGMGYLGAKDIEAMQEKAQFVEISAAGLRESHVHDVIITKEAPNYRVDAY; encoded by the coding sequence ATGGATAAATTTCTAGCCAAGGCGTTGACCTTTGACGATGTCCTGCTTGTTCCGGCGTACTCTGAGGTGACCCCGGACCAGGTCGTTTTGAATACACGGCTGACTCCGGCCATCGAGCTCAATATTCCCTTTTTGAGCGCGGCCATGGATACGGTCACGGAGTCGCGCATGGCCATTTCCCTGGCCCGGGCCGGGGGCATCGGCATCGTGCACAAGAACATGACTGTCGAGCAGCAGGCCCTTGAGGTCGTCAAGGTCAAGAAATCGGAGTCGGGCATGATCGTCGACCCGATCACCGTGGCCCCCGACGATACAGTCGGTCATGCCCTGGAGCTCATGCGCGACTACCGGATCTCCGGACTGCCGGTGGTCCTCGGCGACCATCTGGTGGGTATCGTCACCAACCGTGACGTGCGGTTCGTGACCGATATGGCCGCCAAGGTCAGCGAAGTCATGACCAGCAAGAAACTCATCACCGTGCCGGTCGGCATTTCCCTGGAAGATGCCAAGCGTCATCTGCACGACAACCGTATCGAGAAGCTTCTGGTCGTCGACGACAGCAATAAATTAAAAGGACTGCTGACCATCAAGGACATCGACAAGGTGCGCAAGTACCCCAATGCCTGCAAGGACGAGATGGGCCGCCTGCGTGTCGGTGCCGCCGTGGGCGTGGGCGCCGGGCGCGCCGAGCGCGTCGAGGCGCTGGTCAAGGCCGGCGCGGATGTCCTTGTTCTGGATTCGGCCCACGGCCATTCCAGAAATATCCTGGACGCGGTCCGCGCCACCAAGGCAGAGTGGCCGGATGTGCAGCTCATCGCAGGTAACGTGGCCACCTACGAGGGTGCCAAGGCCCTTATCGCCGCCGGAGTCGACGCGGTGAAGGTCGGCATCGGTCCCGGCTCCATCTGCACCACGCGCATCGTGGCCGGTGTCGGCGTGCCGCAGATCACGGCCATCATGGAATGCGTGCGGGCTTGCCGCGAAGCGGGGCGTTGCTGCATCGCCGATGGCGGGGTCAAATTCTCCGGGGATGTGGTCAAAGCCCTGGTCGCCGGGGCGGATACGGTCATGATGGGCTCCATGTTTGCCGGCACCGAGGAAAGCCCCGGAGAAAAAATTCTGTATCAGGGTCGGACCTACAAAATCTACCGCGGCATGGGTTCCATCGATGCCATGAAGGACGGCAGCAGCGACCGCTACTTCCAGGAAGGATCGCAGAAGCTCGTGCCCGAGGGCATTGTCGGTCGCGTTCCCTACAAAGGGTCCGTGCTTGAGACCATTGATCAGCTTGTCGGCGGGGTTCGCTCCGGGATGGGCTATCTGGGCGCCAAAGACATCGAGGCCATGCAGGAAAAAGCCCAGTTCGTGGAGATTTCCGCCGCAGGCCTGCGCGAAAGTCACGTCCACGACGTGATCATCACCAAGGAAGCGCCCAATTACAGGGTGGACGCGTACTGA
- a CDS encoding ABC transporter ATP-binding protein: MLELRNVCTFYGNIQALHGISLRIDKGEIVSLIGANGAGKSTTLMSICGGVPPRSGEILFEGQPIHEVKADKIVRMGISQVPEGRLIFPEMTVMENLDLGAFLRNDKDGIAQDLEYVFTLFPILAERRKQLGGTLSGGEQQMLAISRALMARPRLLLLDEPSLGLAPIIIAQIFDIIRKVNESGTTVFLVEQNANQALKIAHRAYVMENGRITLEDTGAALLSNEDVKKAYLGI, encoded by the coding sequence ATGCTTGAGCTTAGGAACGTCTGCACATTTTACGGCAACATCCAGGCCCTGCACGGGATTTCCCTGCGCATCGACAAGGGCGAGATCGTGTCCCTCATCGGCGCCAACGGCGCGGGGAAGAGCACCACGCTCATGTCCATCTGCGGCGGAGTTCCCCCCAGAAGCGGCGAGATCCTGTTCGAAGGGCAGCCCATTCATGAGGTCAAGGCGGACAAGATCGTGCGCATGGGCATTTCGCAGGTGCCCGAAGGACGACTCATTTTTCCGGAAATGACGGTCATGGAAAATCTGGATTTGGGTGCGTTTCTGCGCAACGACAAGGACGGCATCGCCCAGGATCTGGAGTATGTGTTCACGCTCTTCCCCATTCTGGCCGAACGCCGCAAGCAATTGGGCGGGACCCTGTCCGGCGGCGAGCAGCAGATGCTGGCCATCTCCCGGGCGCTGATGGCCCGGCCCCGGCTTCTGCTTCTGGACGAGCCCTCTCTTGGCCTCGCGCCGATCATCATCGCTCAAATTTTCGACATCATCCGCAAGGTCAACGAATCGGGGACCACGGTCTTTCTGGTCGAGCAGAACGCCAACCAGGCACTCAAGATCGCCCACCGGGCCTATGTCATGGAAAACGGCCGCATAACGCTTGAAGACACGGGTGCGGCCCTGCTGTCCAACGAAGATGTCAAAAAGGCTTATCTGGGGATTTGA
- a CDS encoding ABC transporter ATP-binding protein, translating to MKPVLDVTAVSMNFGGLRALNEVQLEVQSGEIVALIGPNGAGKTTFFNCITSIYEPTEGEVWFTPRDGARTKVNGLKPNLVTELGMARTFQNIRLFKNMSVLENVMIARHCRTKTGIWGALLRSPGVLREEKEIVDRSYELLKYMGLHKFYKELACNLPYGAQRRLEIARALATDPTLLLLDEPAAGMNPQETETLKHLVFKIRDEMDMAILLIEHDMSMVMSLSERIYVMEYGCLIASGTPSEISSDPRVIKAYLGEEAHA from the coding sequence ATGAAACCGGTACTCGACGTCACGGCTGTGTCCATGAATTTTGGAGGCCTGCGCGCTTTGAACGAAGTGCAGCTGGAGGTCCAATCGGGTGAGATCGTAGCGCTTATCGGCCCCAACGGGGCGGGTAAGACCACGTTCTTCAACTGCATCACCAGCATCTACGAACCGACCGAGGGCGAGGTCTGGTTTACGCCCCGGGATGGCGCGCGGACCAAGGTCAACGGCCTCAAACCCAACCTGGTCACCGAGCTCGGCATGGCCCGGACTTTTCAGAATATCCGTCTTTTCAAGAACATGAGCGTGCTCGAAAACGTCATGATCGCCCGTCATTGCCGGACCAAGACCGGCATATGGGGCGCGCTTCTGCGTTCTCCCGGAGTGCTGCGCGAAGAGAAGGAGATCGTGGACCGCAGCTACGAACTGCTCAAATACATGGGATTGCATAAATTCTACAAAGAGCTGGCCTGCAACCTGCCTTATGGCGCCCAGCGCCGTCTTGAAATCGCCCGCGCCCTGGCCACCGATCCGACGCTTCTTCTGCTCGATGAACCCGCCGCGGGCATGAATCCGCAGGAAACCGAGACGCTCAAGCACCTGGTTTTCAAGATTCGAGATGAAATGGACATGGCGATCCTGCTCATCGAGCACGATATGAGCATGGTCATGAGTCTTTCGGAGCGGATTTACGTCATGGAATACGGTTGCCTCATTGCAAGCGGCACCCCGTCCGAGATCAGCAGCGATCCTCGGGTCATTAAAGCCTACCTCGGGGAGGAAGCGCATGCTTGA